The nucleotide window ATGTAGGCCTGTGATATTACAATGACCTGGGAGTAAAATAAATGAGGATCAACTTTCTTGCTAACTGGTTGCTTAAAATTCCCTGACGTTCATACAGTAATgtatagtttttattttttgtaagtGTCAATCAcaatctttttctctttctgatGGTAAAACAGAATATGCCCCGGCCTAGAGGTGCAGATGCTGCTGGTCTGTTACTCAGAGAGTTAGAACTTCACCCTCCAGCTGAAGAGTGGCACAGGCGGAATATGTATGGTGGGCCTTGGTCAGATCCAGATGATATGGGTCCTCAAGATGATACTCCCAAGCTATGTAATTCTGCTGACCCACTTGGTTCCAACTCATTGGAAAGTTGTGAGGTTTATTATGGAGCCCATGGTCTGTGGCCTAGGAAGCGCAGGATGTCTGAAAGAGATGCAGCCTTTGGCTTGAACACTTCTGTGGGTCTGGGGGCATATCTTGGTATAATGGGATCACGGAGAGATGTTGTCACTGCCGTATGGAAGACTGGTCTTGAAGGGGTTTGGTACAAGGTTTGATATCAAAAGTCCATGTATTTTTGTCTCTCCatcttttagtttttggtCCTTTGGATCttattttctacttttatttgCATGCAGTGCATAAGATGTTTGCGGCAGACTTCAGCCTTTGCTTCTCCTGGTGCTACTAGTCGACCTAATCAAACTGGGCGGGAGACTTGGTGGATCAGCCGTTGGGCTTACTGCTGTCCTATGTGTGGTGGAACATGGGTTCGAGTTGAATAGATGACTAAACTTATAGGTGTgttccttttctatttttacatGGAACGAGCTCCAAGGTGGACAGACCGTTGCTGATCATTGACAACTGAATGATGCGCCACTTGTTGATAACTGAGTCATATGATGCAGATTGGACATACAGAAGCATTCGTGAAGGTGATCATTTTAGAAGATGATCCTGGTCAGTAATCAAACTCATCATGATCTGATAACACCAGCTATGTTTTTAGTCTTGCTTATTTACAAGTATGGTATAGAACTCTCCGTATCTGCATCTCCTTagggtttatttttttcctttttcttttggggatGGGGGGAGGATTTAAAGGCGGACCGATTAGGTTACTTTCAGTATAGAATAAGACTATTTTGTTGAGAATTCATGTTGGCTTGAGCAGTTGACCCAGGGTATAGGGTATTCTGTGGCTCCACATCAAACTTGTTACCCATAACAAGCTAGCCTTTTGACATGGACACATTTATAACATTATGATGACTAGAAAGTTCAATGAGTTATGTTGCGcaattgtttttcttctggttAATGATCATGATTTCACCTTCCCCATTCTGTTAACAAATTAGGAACATTGTAATACCAATCAATAGGTGACCATTAAATAAAACTCAACTATTTTGTGACGCATTagattgatttttctttattcttttcaGGTTTTCGTGTTGCAGGTTGTAAATCCTCTAGCCCCGACCTTGATTTATCCATTTCACTTGTAGTGAGAACATCACATTTGATTTATTAGTACACACGCATGTAAAGCGTAATAGCTGCAGCGGGGAACACAGTTGAGATCATCGTAGCCTCGGGAAACATTTCTCTCATGAGTTTGGTTCTTGATGGACTTGCCCTCTTGATTCATTAGGCTGGCCAGTTTTGTAGTCTAGCGGGCTTTAACATTATTTGGGATAAGGTTGTGATTGTGAGGAAGGCAGGAGGGTGCTTGGTAGGTAGGTTCCTGTTAATTATAATGTAAGCAGCATTCTTGAAGCAAatcaatatattatattatagcCCTTTGGACATATGGGGAAACTCAAGGGGTTCCAGATGAGAGGAGGCCATCTGATTCTGATAGATGATGGGATTATGgtggttttttggttttgttttggattctGCTTGTTTCGTGAATGACTATACGTCTGATGTTTACATGCCATATAAATTTTCTTCCCCATTTGTGACTTCGtgttaatttcttatttttctatttttctggtcgattttctttttcattgtgtataaatatgatGTCAAATGTTACATGCTACCAAGATTAACTGTCTAACAACGCAAGACATTTTGATTGGTAAACATCATATTTTGAGCATTCCATCATAATGCAGGACCTggtttttggttgaaaataaaggaaaagcatgttttgttttgggttagaaaaaaatattgatcTCACCCGCAAAGAATTTCCACAATTACAGATGTCAATGAAGGAAAATGCGGTTTGTAGCACTGTAATCGAGTGCTGAAGTTAATGATCTCCTCCTTAAATAGGGTTACTTTccaaattttcttaaaaagaaGGATCCTAAAAGGATTAGGGGTGACCGAGGGGTTTACCTCAGTGTTGAGGTCCCTCCCCCTCCTCCCCTTGGTCACCACTTCGAATCCCAGGAAAAGTATCCCACCTCCCAAATTGCTGcatttcataaaatgaaaaaagagagaaggattTGGGGTCaattccaaaaaagaaagttatgGTTTATATTTTAGGGCAAATCTTCCCTTTTCTATGTGTACGATTTTATTTGACTTGTCTAATACAATTATTAATATCTTTGAATGTATGTTATTTTAATTCCTTATACTTCATATGATATGGGTAGCCCAGCCTCTTCGACATTTAACTCATTCTCATTATTAAAAAACTTTCCTTAAACTTTTGCATTTTACATTCGTTATTTAAATTCAAACCATATGATGGTGCACATACCAATATTGGTCAATCATGCCTAGTTGTTGCAAgttttccaaataaaataCAGTATACTAACCGCATAAGAGGAACAAGTTGAGATAAAAACCACCTTTTACTTGAGACATTTTCTAAATAGATGGATTCTCACATCTTCAAGCAAACGAATATAATAGACCATGATTGTAAATCATTTGCGATAAAAACAATACACCATGTTGAGATCTATATGATAGGAAGCAATGCATGGCTAAACAAAACCATGACATTTATGGCAAACGACATAAAAGAGCActactttctctttttcttttattgtataTATGCAGTCTCATCTCCAACCATAGAGATACAGGGCCACATGTAGGAGTTGAATTAGACATGTCAAGACATTTTACTCTGATTTCTACGAAGACTACAAGTCtacaattatttaaaaacatttaaaataaaaataaaaatttctcatTTAAATTGTCATTAACATTTAATCTTCATCAACCTTTTCCTTTAACTCTGGAGTACCATTAACTCTCCATTCTCTATTATTTCAAAGCACGAGTGTTAAAAGTAAAATAACCATTATAATCGTTGCAAGTAAAAGCAGAAGGAATATATTTTCCCTCGCGTTTCGGGCACGTAGATAGCCAATGGTCACCTCGCTTCCCACATATTAAACAATGCTTGAGATGGCGCATCCTTCACTTAGGCCACAATCAGCACAACATGAGCCTATAAAGCGGCATCCGCAAATCTTACAAATTAGCTCACAACCCTCGCCAAGAGTTGTGTTTTTTGGGACATGATGTTGGTATAGTTGCGTAATGTGCTCATCCACCTTTAAACAATACATACATTCACCTGTGTGCAATTTGTTGATCtattgttaaatacaacaaaagtaataaaaataataatttattattactaGTTTTAAAAAGACAATGAATGACACAAGATGATAAAACTCAGAAATAAGTATTGTTAGCACATTACATAGAATAACGACAAATACATAGATATTATGTCAATGAATATATGTAAATAGATTAGTTGCAggcgcttttttttttttttttggtccctAAAATCAAAAGCTTACCAATAAGATTAGGAGGGAGGAGGCTatctaatcttttttttttcctttgttttgtcTCTAAGATTAATATGTCAAAGAGGTCTAGCCTAATGTAAAAGGACTTTGACAAGCAAACCTATGGTCTTAGATTCAAACTCACATGACACCTTGGTAGTgctgtgtgtgagaaacctaACTCTATTTGTAGTTtggactatcgcttgtatttaaaaaagaattcaaaagCATACCAATTTCTTCAGGTGTTAGTTCTTCACCCTCTAATTCTTCACCCTCAAATTCTTCAGCCTTTGATTCTTCAgcttttctctctgtttccATGCAATTACattgttaaatacaaaaagaaaaaaagaaaaaaaagggtgaTGTCAAAGAACTTAGAAGAAATAACATCTATGAACCCATCAACAAATAACAATATTATTAAACAGTGGTTATACATCATGCAAACACGAAAACAACTTGGGTGGAGAAATCATCTTTTTAACATATATACAAGATATTATGTCATAAAATAGAGAAGCTGCAtgcatttttttcctttcttgtcTCTAAAATCAAGAGCATACCAATAGGATTAGGAAAGAGGAGGCTAtctatttttcttattctatcttgtagtttagactattgcttatattcacacacaaaaaatatcGAAAGATACCAGTAGGACTAGGAAGGCCCCGGTGTAGAATAAGGAAAGTCTTAATTTCAGTTATTTGTTCTTCATCCATtagttcttcatcttcatcttcatcttcatcttcatccattagttcttcatcttcatcaattAGTTCTGTCATCTTTGGTTCTTTAACCTTGATACCGTTTGCATGCAATTACATTattaataccaaaaaaaaaaaaaaaaaaggaaatgtgGTGATGATGTCAAAGAAGTTAGAAGGAATGATCAGCAAATaactatattattatatatcgTCTATCCATCATGCGCACACCAAAATAACTTAACTGGAGAAATCATTTTCAAAAActgattcaaaattttgacatAATATACATTCTCGAatttcaccaacaaaaataaaataaaaacaacagtccaacaacttcaattagctcccataaaataaaagagaaacgcccaatacaaaaatatttatttatttattttttggggagAAATACACTCAATTAACCAAATGGAGCAATgaactcaaataattttaccCTAAAAGTATTTCCAAATCAAATAGAACAATATGACTGACTGGAGGCAAGGGCcttattaaaaagaagaagaaaagaatgggTGATGATGTCAAAGAAGTTAGAAGGAATGACATCTATGATTTCAATAACAAATAACTATATTATTACATATCAGATATCCATCAGGCACACACCAAAATAACTTGGATGGAAAAATCATCTTTGAAAACTGATTCAAAATGTTggcataatatatatactctaattacagcaaaaaaaaaaagaaaataaaaacaacacttttttctttctttccaaacAATCAAATTTCATATAGTCCTCCTCACAAACCCTGAAAACAATAATCAATAGCATACAGGAGCACTAGGACATAAGGGAGGATATAATAGCAATATTACGTAGTGGAGGCAAGGAAAAAGCATATGTACATACTGATTATTGGTGTATCGCAATTGAGGGAATCATCATTGGCGAGAAAAGGTCCTTTCTGCCGCCGTCCTTATCAAGCACCTCCGACTGGGAATCTAATTTCAAGCAGTCCAAAGATGAGACGTTGTCCATGGCTGTGTTGTGTAGAGCTCGGTGCTTGGGTTTGAGgttgtgagagagaaaaaacgaGTTTGGGTTTAGGGTGAATTGTGAGAGAAAAAACGACGGGCGGTCTGGGTTTAGGGTGAAttgtgagagaaagaaagaagggtgaactgtgagagaaagaaagaaggtttGGCTTGATTGAATAACCGACCATATTAAtcagtattatttttttccatttcagTATCATTAAAAACTAATAGACCCCGcatctttattattattattttcctttctttgtcAAGCACGCATGTTTAATAAGCAGGGCATTAATTTCTAGTTTTGATTTTCCCATTTGGTTtgagatttttgttttctcaattAGAGCAGGAATATtctttggtgatttttgtttttcagttttcatgTAAGAATACGTTCAGGGATATTTCCTTATAGCAAGTCACATGCATTCAAAAGTCAATAATATGTTACCATGAAGGTGGCCAGGTCTTGAGATACGTCGAATAAGAACGTACCACCTTCAACTCCCAAGTCGCTTTCGAGATCTAGTTGTTTCTCTGCATGTACAAGTAAAGGCCTTTTGTATTTTGCCAGTACAGACAATCCCTCCTAAGGAACAGATAATTGAAAACAATATACAGATGTTTGAAAAGACATCAGAGTTATGCAAACAACATTGTATCTCAGGAAGCCAAATGATCATGCAAGTCTTCAGCCATCACGAATGGATAATTGATTATGCTGATTAAATTAGTACAGATAGAGTTGGATAAGCAGCAATACAATTAAGTCATTGATTccattcttaatttattttgcaaGCTAAATCAGATATTTCTATGACAGTCTGAATCTCATGAAACAAACCTTAATATGACTGGAATTTGTCATAGGAAAGTCATTGATCCCTGATGGACACATTAAAGACTACGAAAACAGACAAGGAAAAATTTGTCAGATGAGGATTATATAATGTCCTATTCATCCTGCAAAATTTCTAAACAGAAATTCATCTTCATGGCATTTGTACTATTCTATTAAAACGTGTGCCACTTTCACTTCTTGAATAGTTTACCTTCAAACCAAGAACACCGGCCTTTAACAGATCCTCAGGAGCAGACGCGTTGAACACGTTTTCAGGAACAAGACCTCCCCAGAAACCTGCCAACAGTTCGTATGTACAAACCAGTAGTTCTCAAAAGTTTTAGTATAATGGCATCCCcaaacatacatacatatatatatatagagagagagagagagagagagagagagttaaaaggaataatcaataaataactatattattatatattggtTATCCATCATGCACACACCAAAATAACTTGACTGGAGAAATCATTTTCAAAAGCTGATTCAAAAATTTGACACAAGTCTAAAAGGCCAAGTCTTCCCTTTTCTATTTGACTTGTCTAATACATTTATTAATATCTTTGAATGtatgttattttaactccTTATTCTTCATATGATCTTCTTCGACATTTAACTCATTCTCATTATTAAAACTTTTCTTAAACTTTTGCATTTTACCTTCGTTATTTAAATTCAAGCCATATGATAGTGCACATACCAATGATCATTCATGCCTAGCCTAGTTGTTTAACAAGTCCTTCAATTAAAATACAGTACACTAACCCCATAAGAGAAGAACAACCTTTTACTTGAGACATTTTCTAAATAGATGGATTCTCACACCTTCAAGCATATGAATATATAATAGACCATGTACTGCAAATTGCAATTCATTTGAGATAAAAATAATACACCATGTGGATATCAATATGATATAAGATGCAATATGCATGTCTAAACAAAAGCATTTAAGCATGACATGTATGGCAAATGACATAAAAGCGCTCTCATATTGTATGCAGTCTCATCTCTCCAACCATACAGATACAGGGCCACATGTAAAAGGAGTTCAATTAGACACGTCAGGACATTTTCTTTCCTGAAATGAGTTACTCTAATGTCTATAAAGACTACAAGtctataattatttaaaaacatttaaaataaaaataaaaatttctcatTATTTGTTAAATTGTCATTAACATGTAATCTTCATCAACCTTTTGCTTTACCTCTACAGTACCATTAACTCTCCATTCTCTATTATTTCAAAGGACAAATGTTGAAAGTAAAACAACAAGTATAATTGTTGCAAGTAAAAGCAGAAGGAATATGTTTCCACTTGCGTTTTGGGCACGTAAAAGGCTAGTGTTCACTTTGCTTCCCACAGATTGAACAATCCTTAAGAATGGCACATCCTTTACTTAAGCCACAATCAGCACAACATGAGCCTATAAAGCGACATCCACAAATCTTACAAATTACCTCACATCTCTAGCCAAGAGTTGCTTTCTTTGGGACATGATACTTGTTGCGTAATGTGCTTATCCATCTTTAAACAATATTTACATTCACTTGTGTGCAATTTATTAATCCATTATTAAAGATAtcaaaagtaataaaaataatcatttattattattattttattttatttttaataaaaaaactttccaTTGGTTAAGAGTTTTGGgactaaattgaaattaagcttgaaataatatatatacttggtattttaaaaagaattataCTATCACAAAGGATCTCGATAAGAAAGTTTTTAAGTTGAAGTCATAGCCTACgtatagtgtgtgtgagagtattctctcattttttgttttacaaaAAAGATTCATACTAtctctatttatttatgtgaatgatattacagTGTTCGCCGGCACTGTCAAATACGTGCTCTGAAAAGAAGTTGGGTCTGAAAATTTGGCAAAACCCGATCCGATTCGAAGAGGAGAAGGAAGCGATGAGCAGCGGTCAAGGTGGACCCCACTCGCTGGCGTTCAGGGTGATGAGGCTGTGCAAGCCCTCATTCCAGGTTGACCCCATTCCCCTTCTCCTCGACCCGTCCGATCTCGTCGTCGGCGAGGACATCTTCGACGACCCAATTGCCTCCGCCCAACTTCCTCGCCTCCTCCACCACTCCCAAGTGTCCTCCTCCGACTCCTCCGATCTCAGCTACCGCTCCAGATTCCTCCTTCACCACCCCTCCGACTCTATCGGCCTCTCTGGCCTCCTCGTCCTCCCTCAAGCCTtcgggtctctctctctctctcacacacatatTTACTCTTCTTCATCTGTTAAtaaagttttgatttttaacTTTGGCAGAGCAATTTATCTAGGGGAGACATTTTGTAGCTACATTAGTATCAATAACAGCTCCAATTTCGAAGTCAGGGACATTATAATCAAGGTAAGGTTTTAATCTCAAACTCTTGGAGACTGAATTATCCATAATTATTTGGtctattttaatttagttccattttttaaaaatcttttattaattttgtaaattgcAGGCAGAAATGCAAACAGAAAGGCAGAGGCTTTTGCTGTTGGACACGTCGAAATCGCCGGTTGAATCCATACGCGCAGGTGGCCGTTATGACTTCATTGTTGAACATGATGTCAAGGAACTCGGAGCTCACACGTAACTCTCCTCCTCTGTTCTCACAATTCATGttttacacttttttttttgtgtttacaTGTTCGGGCTTTACAATTTCTTAGGTTGGTCTGCACTGCATTGTACTATGACGGCGATGGTGAGCGTAAATATCTACCACAGTTCTTCAAATTCATCGTCGCCAATCCGCTCTCAGTCAGGACTAAGGTATTGTCCATGCACGCTCCTGGAAAATTGCATGTGCAATTCGAATCACGTTTGTGAAATAACCATTTCATTAATACTAGTGAACTTAAAatcttgattttgattttgcaggTCCGTGTTGTTAAGGTACGTTGAAGTTCACTTAATCTGTTGTTTGTAAGTTTGTAAACTTTGCCACTGAATCCAAGCTTACACATTGTGTTGTGTGTGAGTTATGTGGATGTCAAAACAGGTGTTTCACGGAACAGCATTCCTCATCTATTACTTAGTTTTGTTTGTATAGAAATTCTGCTTTTTTCGCAGCCTAAGTAACAACTCTGATTTTGTTGATAACCGTTTGAATGCCTCTCATTTGTGTAAAATATATGAACTTTGATATAAGCATTTACCTGTTTCAACTTATCCTCCCTAGGAAATCACATTCTTAGAAGCTTGCATTGAAAATCATACAAAGTCAAATCTTTTTATGGACCAAGTTGAGTTTGAGCCCGCTCAGCATTGGAGTGCAAAAATTCTAAAAGCTGACGAACACCATTCCGACAAGAATTCTCAAACACGGTTATGATACTagttattttggaatttggTTCTTTCTTTTCGATTTTTGAAAATCTAAAACTGATGTTTTCACTCCTTTGAACTTTTGATGGCAGAGAGACATTTAAGCCACCAATTCTCATCAAATCTGGTGGAGGAATTCATAACTATCTTTATCAGTTAAAATCACATGGTTCTGCCCAAACGAAAGTTGAGGGAAGCAATATACTTGGTAAACTTCAGATAACATGGCGCACTAATCTGGGTGAACCTGGTCGCCTACAAACACAGCAAATTATGGGCACTGTGAGTGTTCAATTTTTAACATTGATCCACtacattttatttgattttagatCTGCGTggagttttattttcttctgctATTTCTTTTGAATATTGTCTATTCACAAGTTCATGTTGTAGtctaacatatatataaaaattatatatgtaagtGTTTGGCTCCTTGTCTGTAGCAATGGCTACTAATGGAATGGGCATATGATTTccgaattttcttttgtattcaCTGGAACTGTCATTGGCCATGCTTGCACTTGTTGCATGCCCAAATTGTGTGCCCAATTTTAGTTTATGTGATTATCAGTACGTATATGTTAACTTCCACAGAACGAAGTTAATTTTTATGTTCAAACTCATATGACAAATTCTACAGAAAGAAGTTTACATATGTTTTGAGCTTCAAGTGGATTACTTATCTTCTTGGCATACTCTTTTGCAGCCCATAATACGGAAGGATATTGAGTTGCATGTTGTGGAGGTACCATCTGCCATCAAGTTGGAAAGACCCTTTTCGGTAATTTGGTTCTTCGGAATGTTTTATATGTCTCTTATTACTACATCTTGATTgtctatattttaaatttacccGTAGAGGTTTAGTGGCTACTGGACTTTATACTTTGCTCTTTATCTCCTTTGCTTGTCAGTCTTCAGTTCATAGAATTAGTCACAGACTAATTTAATATAATGATTTGGAACTGATGAAGTAAAAACTTCATGCAGCTACACTTGAAGTTAGCAAATGAGACAGATAAGGAACTCGGCCCCTTCGAAGTGTGGTTATCTCAAGACGATTCACGTGAGGAGAAGAAGGTTGTGATTAATGGTCTTCAAACAGTGGTAATGCTTAAGTTATTCAAATTGCCGAATATGCCATAATTGATAACATTTTATGTTGTGTCACGGTCTGCTTCAATATACTATTTGCATCTTAGATAGCATCATTAGTCATAGATGCTCCTAATGTAAAAGTCTAATCTCAAGTCAAGTAAAGCATTTCTTATTGGGCTTATTTGGgtgattttctttcatttctctaTTGCTCAATTGCTTATCTAATTGATTTGTTAATTTAAAATCCATGCACAGGTTTTGCCGAGGGTTGAGGCGTTTGATTCCACAGATTTCCATCTGGTACGGAGAATAATTACACCAGCACATTATGGATTCAGTTTAAATATTGTTGTTGAAGTGATCATCACCATGGAGATGATGATTGATAATGATAATTTCAATATAGAGATGTCAGTACATGTATTGTTGTACTGAGATTAGTTTTCTAAGCTCAGCAACCTAAACTGGTCATCCCCATTCTCAGCATGAATTTTGACCTTTTGCCTAAAGTCACActttatttctatattttctatCTGCAGTTTTTGAAAACTGATATtccagagagaagaaagagaaaataataagatGTAATACACATTAAATTTTCCCTAACCACTAGTTGTAAGATTATTTGCTCATCTACCACCTGATTAGATGTTCCATCACATAAGATTTAACCTTTCATCTTTCAATAATATAACATTgagattattaatttaaaagaatttgcCTCTggtatttccatttttgtgaGTAATTCCTTGGCTCTTTGCTAATGCAGAACCTTATTGCTACTCAACTTGGAGTTCAGAGGATCACAGGAATTACCATTTTCAACACAAGAGAGAAACAAACATACGAACCCTTGCCAGATTTGGAGGTTAGGTTCTTTTTTTATCTAAGAAAAAAGTTGTTAGATATCTATCTGCTGGTACATTTTTTGTCACTGTTTCATCCAGACACGTAGCGCTGCCTGATTTTTGATGTACTGCATTTGGCATCTAAACTATAACACCAAATGCTTTTGGTTATTGTTCTGTTCTGACCAGCCTTCTGGACTTGGTGCAGATTTTCGTGGATCTGGACTAATCATTTGCTAGTTTTGACCGGTTTTGCTTCCCCTCGTTCATGGGCGATATCAATACAGTGCGCAGAGGCCATGGCCTGCCTCATCAATGGGTTTCAATCGTGTCAAGCAGATCCGAAAGGCAAGCCGCTGATTCAAGTTCGATGATTGGTGATGTTTACCCTCTTTTGGCTTCTGATGGCTAAGCTTCAGTGATGTTATCCAAGTATTTGACGGTTTGATTGCATTGAGGAGCAATTGTAAAGTTGTAAGATTAGAATGACCATAAACGTGCTTTCAAATTTGGTTGTGATTTGTAAGGAATGAAAGTAGTCTATAAAAGAATTCTCTTATGCAATTACATATTTCTGATACAATTGTTTGGAAACTAGTGTTGCATCCCATGAACTTCGCCCCCTTTTTAAGAAGAcgtgttttttttctcttttttttcaacttttttttgtttgggtcgGCACACTTGTTGCGCTATGAACCACGCTTTGCTATTTCCCATGTCTTATTAcctatttcttattttgtatttgcaaATGAGTACAAGAAGAAATGATTTATGACTTCATGTTTAATAACACATTAAGAATCAAAACATATGTGAATCTATCTTAAAATCCGTAATTTAATACTctcaaaagttcaaaactaTGAATTGGATCAACTGGAAGAATAGAATAGTTGATTCGATTCCAATTCATTACTTCTCAAACTTGTACGTCTACCGATTTCTTACTTCCTCTTTCCAAGTAAAGAAATATGCTATAATCATGTTCTTCTGGACTCAATTGGGCTGCATTATCTAAACTGTTACATTGGATTAGACCGTATTAATTAAGTGGGCTGGTGCTAACACATGGATAACACAAATAGtattttgccttttctttAAAGTAATACTCCtggtaaaataaaagataacacgAAGCAAATTTGGAGAGACACTCCTAGAGACCTTCATTCATGTAACAGATTGAGGTCGTTGCACAAGAAGAacgaaataaagaaagaaagaaaaacaggggaATATGTacgtgaatttcaaattaaaccAAATCAACACAAGTTCCAACTGATTTTGGGGACGAGTTTTCTGGGTCTTGATTTTTAGGCTGGTGAGCTTGGACCCCATGTTGCCCAGTTGGCTTCACTGCCGACACGTGGCATGTTGGGGACCCTTGATTGGACATCAACCTTGAAATTGGCCCCACACATGACCCCCTCACTGTCAATCCTAGGCATTGCCTTCATCTTCCTGGTTGGATGCTCAAAGCTCATCAACCCTTGCTCACTGTGGAACATGCATCCTACaaccaaaacaataaaaattgatTGATCTGCTTCCTCtaaaagactaaaataacCCACCCTCcacaggaagaaaaaaaaaaaccaacatttCAGTGTTAGACATACCAGCTGGAAATGGAGCAAAGGATTTAGCACAGCTTCCTTTTATGACCCCCAAGTTGTCAGAAACTACAACAGAGCCATCTGCTGCAATGCCCCAAAATAGGCTAACCTCTTCATTGGCACCCTGCACAAACAAACCCCACAATC belongs to Prunus persica cultivar Lovell chromosome G4, Prunus_persica_NCBIv2, whole genome shotgun sequence and includes:
- the LOC18781280 gene encoding trafficking protein particle complex subunit 13, coding for MILQCSPALSNTCSEKKLGLKIWQNPIRFEEEKEAMSSGQGGPHSLAFRVMRLCKPSFQVDPIPLLLDPSDLVVGEDIFDDPIASAQLPRLLHHSQVSSSDSSDLSYRSRFLLHHPSDSIGLSGLLVLPQAFGAIYLGETFCSYISINNSSNFEVRDIIIKAEMQTERQRLLLLDTSKSPVESIRAGGRYDFIVEHDVKELGAHTLVCTALYYDGDGERKYLPQFFKFIVANPLSVRTKVRVVKEITFLEACIENHTKSNLFMDQVEFEPAQHWSAKILKADEHHSDKNSQTRETFKPPILIKSGGGIHNYLYQLKSHGSAQTKVEGSNILGKLQITWRTNLGEPGRLQTQQIMGTPIIRKDIELHVVEVPSAIKLERPFSLHLKLANETDKELGPFEVWLSQDDSREEKKVVINGLQTVVLPRVEAFDSTDFHLNLIATQLGVQRITGITIFNTREKQTYEPLPDLEIFVDLD